Part of the Myxococcus fulvus genome, CGGGACACCTCGGAAGGCAAATCACTCTTGCTGTGGCACAGGGTGACGGTGGCGTTGCGCTGCAGGAGCATCAGCGCCATGGGCTTGCCGACGATGTTGCTGCGCCCCACCACCACCGCGCGCTTGCCGGCGGGCTCGCAGCCGATCTCCTCCAACAGGCGCATCACCCCCAGCGGCGTGCACGCGCGCGTCGCCGGGCGGCCCAGCACCAGGTTGCCCGCGTTGAGGGGATGGAAGCCGTCCACGTCCTTCTCCGGCCGCACCGCGGAGATGATGACGTCCGGGTCGATGTGCCGGGGCAGGGGCAGTTGCACCAGGACGCCGTGCACGGCGGGGTCCTCGTTGAGGCGGCGCACCAGCGCGAGCAGCTCGTCCTGGGAGACGGTGGAGTCGCGGTGGTGCTCCCAGGAGAGGAAGCCCACCTCCTCGGCCGCCTTCTTCTTGCCGGAGACGTACGTCTTGGACGCGGGGTCCTCCCCTACCCGTACCACCGCGAGCCCGGGGACGAGGCCCTTCTCCGCCCTGAGGCGGTCCACCTCCGCCTTCACCTCCGCCCGGACGCGCGCCGCCACTGCCTTGCCATCGATCAACTGGGCCATAGGTCGCCCCACTCTATGAGAGACTCCCCCGCGAGCAGGGAGGTAAACGGCGGCCATGGGCTCAGGAAAAGTGCTGGGGGCGATGATAGGTCTCATGGTCGGGCTGCTCATCGGCAGTCCCTGGGCCATCATCCTGCTCGGAGTCGTCGGCGGCATCGTCGGCCACCGCTTCGACGAGATGAACGCCCTGCCCGCCGAGTCCCCCGACGCGCTCGCGGACTTCCCGCCCCTGGCCCACCCGGGCTTCAGCGCCCCCCACGCGCCGCGCGACGCGCGCTCCGTGCAGGAGGAGGCCGACGCCCACCTCACCCGCAGCCTGTGCGCGCTCTTCGTCGAGGTGGCCCGCGCCGACGGCGAGGTGCGCCGCGAGGAGGTGAAGGAGATCCGCCGCTACTTCGAGGAGGTCCTCAAGTACGGCCCGGACTCGCTCGACTTCGTGCGCGGCCGCCTCAAGGACTTCATCGCCGTGCCGCCCGACCTGGACGACGCCGCGGCCGCCTGCCAGGAGGCCATGCCGTCACTCGAGCGGCGGCGCCTGCTGGACGCGCTGTACGAGCTGTCGCTGGTGGACGGGGCGCTGCAGCGCTCCGAGCGCGAGGTGCTCAGCCGCGTGGGCGACGCGCTGGCCCTGTCCGCCGACGAGCAGCGCGCCATCGCCGCGCTGCACCTGGGCGACGCCTCGGCCCACTACGAGGCGCTCGGGCTGTCCTCCGACGCCACGGACTCCGAGGTGAAGAGCGCCTTCCGCCGGCTCGCGGCCGAGCTGCACCCGGACAAGCATGCGCACCTGAAGGGCGAGGACGCCGACGAGGTGGCCCGCCGCTTCCAGGAGGTCCGCGACGCCTACGAGGAAATCCGACGCCTGCGCGGCCTGTAGCCCTGGGTTACAACCCGCGCCAGCGACTCGAAGAGAAAGCCCCCATGAGCCAGCACCGCAAGCCGCCCCCGCCCAAGAAGAAGGAAGAGGCCTTCCACAACAACCCCTTCAAGAGCGCCATCAAGGGCATCCAGGAGCAGGAGAAGAAGGAGAAGGAGGCCCAGGCCCGCGCGGCGGAGGAGGCTCGCAAGCAGAAGGCGCCCCCGCCCGCCGCCCCCGCGCGCAAGAGCAAGGCCGCCCACGAGAGCCCCGAGGACGAGGCGTCCCTCTTCTTCTCCGCCATGGACGGCGTGGCGCAGATCACCCACCGCGGCGAGCCCCCCAAGTCCAACCCCCGCCTGCCGGAGCTGGTGGACGAGAACGCGGAGGCGCTCGCGGAGCTGAGCGAGCTGGTCGCTGGCGGTCCGGGTGAGTTCGACATCGCCGAGGTGGGCGAGCACATCGAGGGCCTGGGGCCCGGCGTCGACCGCAACCTGCTGCGCTCGCTGCGGCGCGGGGACTTCTCCATCCAGGGGCAGCTGGACCTGCACGGCATGACGCAGCTGGAGGCCCGCGCCGCGCTGGAGCGTTTCCTGTCCGACAGCCGCCGCGCCCGCCGCCGCTGCGTGCTCGTGGTCCACGGCCGCGGTTTGCACTCCAAGCAACAGCTGCCCGTGTTGAAGGAGCTGCTCAAGGCGTGGCTGTCGCAGAAGCGCATCAACGCGGCGGTGCTGGCGTTCTGCACCGCACGTCCGCAGGACGGTGGGACGGGGGCGCTGTACCTGCTGCTGCGCAGGTGACGGCCGTATCCTTTACGCGCGCCCGGCACTGTGCATACATGCCGCCATGGCACGCGAACTGATCGACCTGCACATCCACGTGGGCGGCTCGGTGGCCCCCCACATCCTCTGGTCCATCGCCCATCAGCAAGGCTTCAAGCTCCCCGTCAAGACGTACTTCGACTTCGTGGAGCTCATCACCTCCCGTCCGGGCAAGGTGGGGAGCCTGGATGACTACCTCAAGATCCTCCACACCTGGACGGAGAAGATCCAATCGTCGCCGAGCGCGATCGAGCGCTCCGTCTACGAGATCATCGGCAAGGAGTACCGCGGCAGCCGGGTGACGCAAATCGAGCTGCGCTTCAACCCGATGAAGCGCAACCTGCACTCGGAGCTGGACCTGGACCACATCATCCACGCCGCGCTGCGCGGCATGGACCGGGCGGTGCTCGAGTACGGCGTGAAGGTGGGCTTCATCTTCTGCCTGGCGCGCGAGTTCGACCACCGGCTCAACAGCATCCTCGTGGACAAGGCCATCAAGTACCGCACGCGCGGCGTGTACGGCATCGACCTGGCCGGCACGGAGACGAACGCGATGGAGCTCAAGCCGGAGGTGGTGGCCCAGTACGAAGACCTCTTCGGCCGGGCGCGCAAGGCGGGCCTGAAGTGCACGGTGCACACCGGTGAGACGAAGGGCACGGGCGCCGAGGGCGTCATGTCCGTGGTGGACAAGCTCAAGCCGCACCGCATCGGCCACGGCATCCGCGCGGCCTATGACGAGAACGCGATGAAGGTGCTGCGCGAGCAGGACATCGTCCTGGAGCTGTGCCCCACCTCCAACCTGCACACCAAGGCGGTGGAGGGCATCGAGGAGCTGCGCCACATCGTCCGGACGTTCTGGGACCGCAAGGTGAAGTTCACCATCAACACGGACGGCCCCTACCTGCTCGAGACGGACATGCGCCGGGAGATCGAGCTCATCGAGAGCCACGGCATCCTCACGCCGGAGCAGGTGGACCAGACGCTGGCGTGGGCGCGCCAGGCGTCGTTCATCCCGGGCTGAGCCGCGAGCATGTACGGACTGACTCGCTCGCTGCTCTTCAAGCTGGACGCCGAACGCGCGCACCGGCTGGGACTCTGGGGTCTGCGCCAGCTGGGGCACTCGCGTGACTTGTGCGAGTCCATGCGGGAGCGGGCGCTGGAGGGCGTGCCGGCCTCGCTCGCGGTGGAGGTCGCCGGGCTGCGCTTCGCCCACCCGGTGGCCCTGGCCGCGGGCCTGGACAAGGACGCGGAGGCGGTGGACGGCCTGTTCGCCTGCGGCTTCTCCGCCGTGGAGGTGGGCACCGTCACGCCCCGCCCCCAGCCCGGCAACCCGACGCCGCGCCTGTTCCGCCTGCCGGAGCACCAGGCCGTCATCAACCGCATGGGCTTCAACAACCACGGCGCCGCCGTGGCCGCGGAGCACCTGCGGCAGCGCACCTGGCACCCCGGCCCCGTGGGGGTGAACCTGGGCAAGAACAAGGACACGCCGCTGGAGCGCGCGGTGGAGGACTACGTCGCGTGCGTGGACGCCCTGGCGCCCCTGGGTGACTACGTGGTGGTCAACGCGTCGTCCCCCAACACCCCGGGCCTGCGCAAGCTGCAGGAGCCGGAGGTGCTCTCGGCGCTCCTGGACACGGTGCGGGCGAGGCTGGACACCGTGGCGCCGGGAAAGCCGCTGTTCCTGAAGATCGCCCCGGACCTGACGCCCGAGGCGGTGGACGAGGTGGTGGACGTGGCGCTGGCCCAGAAGCTCGCCGGTCTCATCGCCACCAACACCACGGTCGCCCGGCCCTTCGAGCACCCGCTCGCGAAGGAGGCCGGCGGCCTGTCCGGCGCGCCCGTGCGGGAGGCCTCCAACGCCGTCATCGCGCGCGCGTACCAGCGCTCGGGCGGGAAGCTGCCCATCATCGGCGTGGGCGGCGTCTTCACCGCGGCGGACGTGGTCCAGAAGCTGCGCGCGGGCGCGTCCGTGGTGCAGGTCTACACGGGCTTCATCTACGAGGGCCCGGGCATGGTGCGGGGACTGCTGCCCACGCTGGCCCAGCTGCTCGAGCGCGAGGGGTACACGAGCGTCGCCCAGCTGGTGGGCGCGGATCACCGCGCACCCGTCTCCTGAAACACGAAGGGCCCCTCGCTCCGCATGGGAGGACGAGGGGCCCCGCGCAAAAAAGTGAGCGCTCGCCGGCGCCTTGGAGTTTCACCGGCGAGCGCCCCGGGCCGTCTGACTTGGAGACGGGCCTCGAAAGCTATTCCTGGACGGTCAGCGAGCCTCCGACAGTGCTCACTTCCACCGTGTGGGTGCCCGCGCCATAGGTCTTCTTCTTCGACCCGAGGCTGACAGAGCTCCCGTTGAAACTGCCCCCCACGGAACTGAATTCCACCCGCGCGTCCGCTCGCTCCGGCAGCTTCAGCCGGACGTTGCCCGACACGGTACTGACCTCCGTGTCCTCGAGCTTCCGGGGAGCCAGTACCACCTCTCCCTCAACGCTGCTCACCGACAAACGTCGCTCCGAGCCGTTCACTTCCACACGGCCGTTGACGGTGGAGTGCTTCTGCGGGCCCGTCACCCCCTTCACCACCACCCCCGCGTTCACCACCGACACTTCCAGCTCGGACGCCTTCGGCACCTTCACCACGAAGCGCATCGCCCCCGCCGTGCCCTTGCACGACTGCCACCGCTCCTCACAGGGGCCGCAGCACGCCCTCGCCCGCACCTGGTCACCCTCCTGGGTGACCTCGACTTCCATCCGAGGACCAGAATCTCCGGGATTTTCCGGAACAGCCTCGATTACCACACTATTCCCGTCTACCGCATCTACGCGAACGGCGCCATTAACATTGGACAGGTGAACCTGAGGGGTTCCGTCCGTGTCGAACTTCCAGGTCTGGGTCGCCGGCGCGGCGGCGAGGATGGCCAGGAGGGGCAGCAACATGGCGGGTGCTCCGAGGTAGGGTAGGTCCACCCCACCCTACGGAGGAGCCGGCCCCCCATTGCCGGCGAACGACGCGAAGTATCCACGGCGGTCTGACATTCCCTGGCTAGGGACCGTGGACCACCCGTTGATACAGCGCGTCATGGAGGCGGATCAGCCGCTCCAGGGACAGCTCGCGGGCGACGAAGTCCCGGGCGGAGCGGCCCATGCGGCGGGCCTTCTCGGGGTCCGAGAGGAGCTGGCTGATGGCCTGGGCGAGCTGGGCGGGGCGCTCGGGAGGGACGACGAGCCCGCGCTCGCCGTCGCGCACCAGGTCCGTGTTGCCGCCCACGCGCGTGACGACCATGGGCAGGCCCGCGGCCATGCCCTCCATGACGGCGTTGGACATGCCCTCCGCGCTGGAGCACAGCACGCCCACGGTGGCGCGCGACAGGATGGCGGCCACGTCCGTGCGGTGACGCAGGAAGTGGACGGTGTCGGAGACGCCCAGCTCCGCGGCCAGCTTCTCCAGGCTCTTGCGCCGGGGGCCGTCGCCCACGAGGAAGGCATGCAGCGGCGTGCCGCCGTGGTGGAGCATGGCCAGGGCGAGCAGCAGGTCCTCCTGGCGCTTCACCGGGTGGTTCATGTTGGCGACGTGCACGAGCACCGGCGCGTCACCGGTGTCCGGCAGCGGCGCCTTGAGGCCCTCGCGCATGCGCGCATCGAAGCGGGCCAGGTCCAGGCCGTTGTGGATGACGGACACGCGGGAGGCGGGCAGGCCCTCCTCCTCCACCAGCATGCGCCGGATGGCCTCCGCGTTGGCCACCACGTGGTCCGCCATGGCCGTCAGCCGCGAGTGCACGGCGCGCCGGGCGGTGCCCTGCCAGTGGGACAAATCCAACCGGCCGACGATGACCTTCACGCCGGCGAGCTTCGCGGCGGGCACGGCGATGAGCGTGGAGTAGAAGTCGTGCACGTGGACCAGGTCCACGCGGTTGGACCTCAGCCACCGCGCCATGCGCATCACCTGGTACGCGGTG contains:
- a CDS encoding quinone-dependent dihydroorotate dehydrogenase gives rise to the protein MYGLTRSLLFKLDAERAHRLGLWGLRQLGHSRDLCESMRERALEGVPASLAVEVAGLRFAHPVALAAGLDKDAEAVDGLFACGFSAVEVGTVTPRPQPGNPTPRLFRLPEHQAVINRMGFNNHGAAVAAEHLRQRTWHPGPVGVNLGKNKDTPLERAVEDYVACVDALAPLGDYVVVNASSPNTPGLRKLQEPEVLSALLDTVRARLDTVAPGKPLFLKIAPDLTPEAVDEVVDVALAQKLAGLIATNTTVARPFEHPLAKEAGGLSGAPVREASNAVIARAYQRSGGKLPIIGVGGVFTAADVVQKLRAGASVVQVYTGFIYEGPGMVRGLLPTLAQLLEREGYTSVAQLVGADHRAPVS
- a CDS encoding TerB family tellurite resistance protein, translating into MVGLLIGSPWAIILLGVVGGIVGHRFDEMNALPAESPDALADFPPLAHPGFSAPHAPRDARSVQEEADAHLTRSLCALFVEVARADGEVRREEVKEIRRYFEEVLKYGPDSLDFVRGRLKDFIAVPPDLDDAAAACQEAMPSLERRRLLDALYELSLVDGALQRSEREVLSRVGDALALSADEQRAIAALHLGDASAHYEALGLSSDATDSEVKSAFRRLAAELHPDKHAHLKGEDADEVARRFQEVRDAYEEIRRLRGL
- the folD gene encoding bifunctional methylenetetrahydrofolate dehydrogenase/methenyltetrahydrofolate cyclohydrolase FolD, which gives rise to MAQLIDGKAVAARVRAEVKAEVDRLRAEKGLVPGLAVVRVGEDPASKTYVSGKKKAAEEVGFLSWEHHRDSTVSQDELLALVRRLNEDPAVHGVLVQLPLPRHIDPDVIISAVRPEKDVDGFHPLNAGNLVLGRPATRACTPLGVMRLLEEIGCEPAGKRAVVVGRSNIVGKPMALMLLQRNATVTLCHSKSDLPSEVSRADILVVAAGVRELVKGAWIKPGAVVIDVGMNRKEEDGKLVGDVEFQAAAERASFITPVPGGVGPMTIAMLIRNTLEAAVRGLGPSSA
- a CDS encoding DUF4097 family beta strand repeat-containing protein, translating into MLLPLLAILAAAPATQTWKFDTDGTPQVHLSNVNGAVRVDAVDGNSVVIEAVPENPGDSGPRMEVEVTQEGDQVRARACCGPCEERWQSCKGTAGAMRFVVKVPKASELEVSVVNAGVVVKGVTGPQKHSTVNGRVEVNGSERRLSVSSVEGEVVLAPRKLEDTEVSTVSGNVRLKLPERADARVEFSSVGGSFNGSSVSLGSKKKTYGAGTHTVEVSTVGGSLTVQE
- a CDS encoding Smr/MutS family protein; its protein translation is MSQHRKPPPPKKKEEAFHNNPFKSAIKGIQEQEKKEKEAQARAAEEARKQKAPPPAAPARKSKAAHESPEDEASLFFSAMDGVAQITHRGEPPKSNPRLPELVDENAEALAELSELVAGGPGEFDIAEVGEHIEGLGPGVDRNLLRSLRRGDFSIQGQLDLHGMTQLEARAALERFLSDSRRARRRCVLVVHGRGLHSKQQLPVLKELLKAWLSQKRINAAVLAFCTARPQDGGTGALYLLLRR
- the exoK gene encoding spore coat polysaccharide biosynthesis glycosyltransferase ExoK; this encodes MRREEVMMGARPMRLVQFTRSFHIGGTEVQVLELLRGLPPSYQLQVAVLEDAGPLMGAVWKLGHTAESFPLKGSVAQPNTAYQVMRMARWLRSNRVDLVHVHDFYSTLIAVPAAKLAGVKVIVGRLDLSHWQGTARRAVHSRLTAMADHVVANAEAIRRMLVEEEGLPASRVSVIHNGLDLARFDARMREGLKAPLPDTGDAPVLVHVANMNHPVKRQEDLLLALAMLHHGGTPLHAFLVGDGPRRKSLEKLAAELGVSDTVHFLRHRTDVAAILSRATVGVLCSSAEGMSNAVMEGMAAGLPMVVTRVGGNTDLVRDGERGLVVPPERPAQLAQAISQLLSDPEKARRMGRSARDFVARELSLERLIRLHDALYQRVVHGP